The DNA region GCATCGACGCCACGGCACCCTTCATGTCGGTCGCACCGCGGCCGTAGACCCGATCGTCGGCGCGTTCGCCGAGTGGGTCCCGCGTCCACGCGTCGGCGTCGAACGGGACCGTATCGAGGTGGCCGTTGTACAGCAGCGTGCGGTCGGACTCGCCCGGAACTTCGACGAGCAGATTCGGTTTCGCTGGATCGACCGCGAACCGCTCGCTGTCGACCGAAAGGGGGTCGAGGAACCGCTCGATCTCGGCGACGATCTCGCGCGTGTCGCCGGGCGGGTTCGACGTGTCGGCCGCGAGCAGATCGAGGGCGATCTCGCTCAGCTCCTCGCGATGTGCCCGAACGAACGTCGCGGGTGTCGTGTCGGTCATGTGTCTGTCTTGGTGTGGTCACCACAAAAACCGGCTAGTCGGCTGTCGACGTCTGCTGACGACGTGTCACGCGCAGTGACGACAGCGCCGTATAGAGGATCGCCACGGCGACGACGACCGCCGCGCCGACGACGAGCACCAGTCCGAGCAGTTCGAGCGTCGGGCTCCCGACGTAGGACCCGATCTCGCCGACGCCGACGGCAACGGCACCGACCAGCAACATGCCGCCGAAGTAGATCTTGATGCCGTCGGCGTCGACGACGGCGGTCGCGGCGGAGCCGATACGCGCACCGAGTGCGCTCCCGAACAGCAGCGGTGCGACGATACCGAGGTCGACGCCGCCACCCTGTCCGTAGAGGTAACTCCCGAGACCGCCGGAGAAGACGATCTCGAAGAGGTCCGTCCCGACGGCGACGGGCACGGGAACACCGATCGCGTAGATCATCGCCGGCATCCGGATGAATCCGCCACCGACGCCGAGAAAGCCCGACAGGAGGCCGGTCGCGAAGGCGACGGCCGTGATGACCCACGCGGACACGCGGATGTCGCCTCGGAGCGTCACCATCGGCGGAATCCGAACGGTTCGTTGAATCGTTTTTGCGACGTCGGGGATCTCGTACTCGCTGAGGTCCTTGTCAGCAGCCTCGTGATCGATGCTATCCCCGCCGTCACCGCCCAGGGCGTCACGGGTCACCATCGCCCCGACGCCGCCAAGCAAGACGACGTACGCGACGCTGATGATCCCACCAGCCAGTCCCAGCGATTCGAGGTAGTAGACGCTGGCGCGCCCGGCCTCGATACCGATGGTCGTGCCGGTAATCATGATCACGCCCAGCTTGTAGTCGACCTGCCCGAGATCGTGGTGCTTCAGGGTCGCGATGACGGCCGTCCCGAAGACGAACGCCATCCCGCTCCCGACTGCGACGGGCGCAGGGTAATCGAGCATCAGCAGAGCGGGGGTGACGAGGAACGACCCGCCCATGCCGAAGAATCCGAACAGGACGCCCACGACGAGGCCGAATCCGACGAACAGCGCGAGCATTTCGGGGCTCGTCCCCAGGATCCCGGACCCGCCGAGCAGGCTATCGAGCATTCGTCTCACCCCCCACGAGGAGCTTCATCAGATACGGTCCGAAGAGCCGTTCGAGACTCCCATAGCCCACGTACAGCACGATCGCCTCCAAGAGGATCGTGCCGATGAGCACTGCCGTTTCGGGGTCCCACGTGGGTATCTCTAGTCCAGCCATCGATTCTCCCTCTGACGTTCGACCGCGGAAATTCGTTGTTGGCACATTTCTGCTCACCTCCCTCTATCCGGTTCGTCCCTATAACGGTTTTGGG from Halomicrobium sp. LC1Hm includes:
- a CDS encoding sulfite exporter TauE/SafE family protein, whose translation is MLDSLLGGSGILGTSPEMLALFVGFGLVVGVLFGFFGMGGSFLVTPALLMLDYPAPVAVGSGMAFVFGTAVIATLKHHDLGQVDYKLGVIMITGTTIGIEAGRASVYYLESLGLAGGIISVAYVVLLGGVGAMVTRDALGGDGGDSIDHEAADKDLSEYEIPDVAKTIQRTVRIPPMVTLRGDIRVSAWVITAVAFATGLLSGFLGVGGGFIRMPAMIYAIGVPVPVAVGTDLFEIVFSGGLGSYLYGQGGGVDLGIVAPLLFGSALGARIGSAATAVVDADGIKIYFGGMLLVGAVAVGVGEIGSYVGSPTLELLGLVLVVGAAVVVAVAILYTALSSLRVTRRQQTSTAD